A part of Paenibacillus donghaensis genomic DNA contains:
- a CDS encoding LacI family DNA-binding transcriptional regulator: MKLGTRKSITLHDLSKELGLSIQTISKALSGRAGMSEETRSRIIRTASVRGYLTVSQAREMVSRGIAPYPTFQFRFVLIQSRQSMNYNVLLTEGLRERLDQLDHRLESYVLDEDVPDHAFSDWMEKRNLPTADGLFIAPRLLSDSTERKLFELPLPKVLINYPRPLSRIDSVIWDVFEAVCMAVDRLAQLGHTRIMYVGDIHSQRGYTRRWQAFEEMMGELQLDHDAELHITDVWDECMLIDKLRSSQPTAIIAGIDEDIVRLHDSLTTLGYRIPEDISLVGLANGPVAALPHLSRPQLLIRETGYKAAEKMLWRLANQGEPCEHIRIAGPFYNGQTIRRFS, encoded by the coding sequence TTGAAGTTGGGGACTCGTAAATCAATTACTCTGCACGATCTTTCCAAAGAACTTGGTCTTTCGATTCAGACCATATCCAAAGCGCTGAGCGGACGAGCCGGCATGTCCGAGGAAACGCGGAGCCGCATTATCCGAACAGCCTCCGTACGCGGCTATTTGACTGTATCTCAGGCACGTGAGATGGTCAGCCGCGGCATCGCGCCCTATCCTACCTTCCAATTTCGATTTGTATTGATACAATCCCGGCAATCTATGAATTACAACGTATTGTTGACAGAGGGGTTAAGAGAGAGGCTCGATCAATTGGATCATCGACTGGAAAGCTATGTGCTGGATGAGGATGTGCCGGATCACGCATTCTCAGACTGGATGGAGAAGCGAAATTTGCCGACGGCGGACGGTCTGTTCATCGCGCCCCGGCTGCTCTCGGACTCCACGGAGCGTAAGCTGTTCGAGCTGCCTTTACCTAAGGTGCTGATTAATTATCCGAGACCGCTTTCCCGGATCGACAGCGTAATCTGGGATGTGTTCGAAGCCGTCTGCATGGCCGTGGACCGGCTCGCGCAGCTTGGCCATACCCGTATTATGTACGTAGGAGATATTCACAGTCAGCGGGGGTATACAAGAAGATGGCAGGCGTTTGAGGAAATGATGGGTGAGCTTCAGTTGGATCATGACGCAGAACTGCATATAACGGACGTTTGGGACGAGTGCATGCTGATCGACAAGCTGCGCAGCAGCCAACCAACAGCAATCATTGCCGGCATCGATGAAGATATCGTAAGGCTGCACGACAGCCTTACCACCCTGGGCTATCGCATCCCGGAGGACATCTCCCTAGTCGGATTGGCCAACGGACCGGTGGCGGCGCTGCCGCATTTAAGCCGCCCCCAGCTTCTGATCAGGGAGACCGGATATAAAGCGGCTGAGAAAATGCTGTGGCGCCTCGCCAACCAGGGCGAGCCATGCGAGCATATCCGTATTGCCGGCCCTTTCTATAACGGGCAAACCATCCGGCGCTTCAGCTGA
- a CDS encoding FAD-dependent oxidoreductase, translating to MRKIETDIVVCGGGPAGINAALAAGRSGARTLLIERYGFLGGMSTAALVYPWMTFHTMDGKQVIAGTAQEIVDRLMAEGASPGHVRDTVGFVKTITPYDPEVYKVLIIDMLREAGVKVLLHSFMDEVQTRDGLIETVRLATKSGKYEISAKQFIDATGDADLAYLSGAPCLQGRDSDNLTQPMTMKFRMRGVDLAKVKRYMIEHPDEFYKKTPFDELEELPLSGVLGYFKHWKEADLPINRDQVLFFTGPGPDEVLVNTTRVQGLDGTELEDLTEGEVQGRKQVRMVADFMARCLPGFENASISSVGAQIGIRESRRIDGCYSLQVQDVVDGRAFDDCIARSGYPIDIHDPSGKGVQAAWVQGDGAYDIPYRCLLPKRIDNLLVAGRCISTTHEALATTRLTPSCMATGQAAGTAAAIAWEQGISPGKIDIGLLQERLIHNGALLRSGQTV from the coding sequence ATGAGAAAAATAGAGACGGATATTGTGGTATGCGGCGGAGGGCCGGCGGGGATCAATGCGGCGCTGGCAGCTGGAAGAAGCGGGGCTCGAACGCTGCTGATTGAACGATACGGTTTTCTTGGCGGCATGTCGACTGCAGCTCTGGTCTATCCATGGATGACCTTTCACACGATGGATGGCAAGCAGGTCATTGCCGGAACAGCGCAGGAAATTGTAGACCGCTTGATGGCCGAGGGAGCTTCACCCGGTCACGTTCGCGATACGGTAGGCTTTGTAAAGACGATCACCCCTTATGATCCTGAAGTGTATAAGGTGTTAATCATCGATATGCTGCGCGAGGCGGGCGTGAAGGTGCTGCTGCACAGCTTCATGGACGAAGTGCAGACCAGGGACGGCCTCATTGAAACGGTACGATTGGCTACCAAGTCCGGGAAGTACGAAATTTCGGCGAAGCAGTTCATCGATGCGACAGGGGACGCCGATCTGGCCTATCTGTCAGGCGCGCCGTGCTTGCAGGGACGCGACAGCGACAATTTGACGCAGCCGATGACGATGAAGTTCCGAATGAGAGGCGTTGATCTGGCGAAGGTGAAACGGTATATGATCGAGCATCCGGACGAGTTTTACAAGAAGACACCTTTCGATGAACTGGAGGAACTGCCATTGTCCGGCGTATTGGGTTACTTCAAGCATTGGAAGGAGGCTGACCTGCCTATTAACAGAGACCAGGTCCTGTTCTTCACAGGTCCGGGACCGGACGAGGTGCTTGTCAATACGACTCGTGTTCAAGGGCTGGACGGAACTGAACTGGAGGATTTGACGGAAGGAGAGGTGCAGGGCAGGAAGCAGGTGCGCATGGTCGCGGATTTCATGGCCCGCTGCTTGCCAGGCTTCGAGAACGCTTCCATCTCTTCGGTCGGAGCGCAAATCGGCATACGCGAGAGCCGCAGAATAGACGGCTGCTATTCACTCCAGGTACAGGATGTTGTGGATGGACGCGCGTTCGACGATTGCATTGCACGAAGCGGCTATCCCATCGACATTCACGATCCGTCCGGCAAGGGCGTACAGGCCGCATGGGTCCAGGGAGATGGGGCATACGATATTCCTTACCGCTGTTTGCTGCCGAAGCGGATTGACAATCTGCTCGTGGCAGGCCGCTGCATCTCGACGACGCATGAGGCGCTGGCAACGACGCGTCTGACACCTAGCTGCATGGCGACAGGACAGGCTGCGGGTACGGCGGCAGCAATTGCATGGGAGCAGGGTATATCGCCGGGAAAAATCGACATTGGACTGCTGCAGGAGCGGCTAATTCATAACGGCGCGCTGCTTCGCAGCGGGCAGACTGTATAG